The Theobroma cacao cultivar B97-61/B2 chromosome 1, Criollo_cocoa_genome_V2, whole genome shotgun sequence genome contains the following window.
CCTCCACCCCACCCAAAAGAAACCccgtaagaaaagaaaagtaataaAAGGATTTCATCAGCTGTAGCAGGTACTGAGTACTATCAtcgttaaaaaaaattcatctaAAGGAACAAATGAAAGATTATTAATAGAATCATCATCTTCagaaaaaatggaaaggaaaaaaggcaCCAATTTCCCTGGAAACAAATTAGCTTCCCATTAATTGCTTAAAGCAAAGAAACTCCCTTGGATTTGACTTCCTCTTAAAGAATCACAGATAGAAGAGAAAAGAGTGAAGTGCAAAAGCCCAATAGGGTTAACCAGTAGAATTACAGATGACAAACATAAAACGACATGCATAAAGCTCGAGTGAGAAGAAGAATCAGGAAACACATACTTAGTGGGCAGGAAATGAGCGAGAGGGAGAGACgaagtgaagaagaagaaagaaagaaatagggAAGGTTGGGTTGAGACTTGAGAGCTGAGGGAGTGCAGAGATTTTAGAAGAGCCAGTAGGGTTTTGGGTTTTatcatctttttatttttattttttgattttaatatggggtggattttaatttttacgctttttcttttcataaaaatatcttttcctCGGCAAATCTCTCTCTGCCTGGCTCCGTGGCTTCTTCCCTGATTCTCTCATCCCAcgccatcatttctaaaatcCCAGCCAGCGGGGGAGCTTTTAGGCTTTTGGGCCAACCAACCAACAGCTGGGGCCCCTGGGCAGTTGGCCGTGGGGATTGGCTGGGCTAACTGAGGCCCTAGTCCTAATGCACCAAGCCCAGACCCAAACCCACCGCCAAGGCGCCAATTGAGTGAGTTCTTCACGAACGACAGAGCTTCCCTGTTCTTCACAACAACAATCCAGGAATTGAACCTCCCACCCCCGCCTCTCTGCTCGTGAAAATTTAGGTGGCCTGTTCAATTCGCCTCTACCCCTCTCCGAGAAAGCTCAGAGCAAAAATGGAAGATGATTGCCCAACAATCAAACGACGTTCCCTTAAAACCCATTCCCAATTCAACAATTACTCCTTTTGGAAAGACAAGGTTCGTTTCCCTGTCTAATAATGGTTATGGGATTTTAGTTATCTTTCCTCGTGATGTTTATTTGCTGCTCGACTTTACTGGTTTACTCCATTTtcgttttttatttttgaatatttatgcAATGCTTAAATATCCTgttgagaaattaaaattgatgaattttgtttaaaacGTGGGTGGATGAAGTGTAGGTGAGAGAAAATTGTTACAAAAGGGTACGAGAGGACCGGACTCGTTTGCTTTGGAAAATGAGGTCGCCTGCCGCCCAATCTCTTATTGACAAGGTTCTCCATTTTCATTCCGATCCaccacttttatttttatagtttCTATATCTATTTTTGTTACGGTTACTTTCAATATAAATTTGGTGCTTGTAATTACCTTGGGAATATTCCAATATGCCGAATCTTTATTTTTGGGGAAATGGGGCATGGGGAAAGATCCCACTTTGCTGCATATCAGGGTAATTTGGACTTGAAATATAAGATTTAAGTTCCTAGTTGTTCCGGAAGAGTGGTGTTGTCAAGTTCCCCGATCCTTGCATTAGTAATTGTCAGCCTCCCTTTATGAAATAACCTAGTAGAGTTTGCTTTTGTACATAGTTTTGGTGCATATAAAATTTCGGgcattttggatttttttttttaaattctatttctttttctcttaaattaAGTTTTCATGCAGTGAGTTTATTAGTatcacttatttttttatgttttctggTTTCAGGAGTTCATCAAATCTACCTTTCAGGAAATAGTTTCTGatgaacttaaaaaaattaaagactcATCATTAAGTGACTGTTTGGAAAGCTCAAATTCTGTACCCAAAGCCACTGATGAATTATGGGAATACAATGGTCTTCAAGATGCATATCAAGGTGAATGTGAAGAGCTATTGTTAGAAATGCAAAGAATTTTTTATGAGGATCTCAGGACAGAACCAGCAAGAAAAGGTGATAATTTCACACTCTTAAACAAAAACTTTCAGAGCTGTTCAAAGAAGAAGGGGGTGGGGAGACAATGtaaccaattaaaatatacatcCAACTAAAATATTTGCATACTTATAAGTTAGATTTCTGTTCAGCTAGTTATCACCTCACTGTCACTGTTTatcttttttcatcttttgttGTTCACTTATGCAGCTTTTATTTGTCTACTAGCTTGTGCCCAATCTTTTTCACCAATATGAAAGCAGTTTTTTTATCATTGGATGTCTTCATCTCAATGTTTACAAAAGccacaagaagaaagaagattaATATCTAAACCAATCACTGAATTAATTTTTGCAAAGCTGTCATATGTCTTAGTGGGTGAATGATCATTCAGATGCGCAACTCAGTAGGATATAGCTGGTCAAGTCTTCCTTTTTTGAGTTTAAATGTTTACTTTAGTTCCTTGCAGAACCAGAAGATCAAATAAAAACTTGGGcagatgaagaagatgagtACTTGGCACGTGCAGTTTCTGAGCATATGCAATTGAAGGATGAGCAGGTATGACAACAAACTGTTCATGTTGATTTTCTggataaatttttgtattattaCCCCTTAGTGAACATC
Protein-coding sequences here:
- the LOC18612562 gene encoding uncharacterized protein LOC18612562 isoform X1, with translation MEDDCPTIKRRSLKTHSQFNNYSFWKDKVRENCYKRVREDRTRLLWKMRSPAAQSLIDKEFIKSTFQEIVSDELKKIKDSSLSDCLESSNSVPKATDELWEYNGLQDAYQGECEELLLEMQRIFYEDLRTEPARKEPEDQIKTWADEEDEYLARAVSEHMQLKDEQVHKQIWCPICKQGELQQKHQLIYCTLCNLQLNRDDEVNLDILRDRLAEAHDDHLDRGCRLKPKFCLETRFGLTALYILCQDCNTFEVVI
- the LOC18612562 gene encoding uncharacterized protein LOC18612562 isoform X2, translated to MRSPAAQSLIDKEFIKSTFQEIVSDELKKIKDSSLSDCLESSNSVPKATDELWEYNGLQDAYQGECEELLLEMQRIFYEDLRTEPARKEPEDQIKTWADEEDEYLARAVSEHMQLKDEQVHKQIWCPICKQGELQQKHQLIYCTLCNLQLNRDDEVNLDILRDRLAEAHDDHLDRGCRLKPKFCLETRFGLTALYILCQDCNTFEVVI